Below is a genomic region from Clostridia bacterium.
AGCGCATCCCCCACCAGGGGAAGGCTTCGCGGGTGCATCCCTCCACCACCTCGGTGTAGCGCACCAATGCCGGCAGGCCGTCGATTTCGTAGACCCGCCGACCCTCGGCTCTGGTTACGGCCAGCGGCTCCCCGGTGGGAATCCAGCCGTGCTCCAGCCCCTGGCTTGTCCGCAGCCCGCCGAGCAGGGCCACAGCCGCGGCCCCGCTCGCCCACCCGGCCTGGGTAAACTGAAAGCCGCAGGGCAGCCGCCGGTGGTCTCCGCTGCCGCCGCCGAGGTAGGCGTAGTCCGGCCCCAGGGCGTCGTACAGGCCCCGCAGCAGTTCGGAAACGTTAGCGCAGCGGGCGTCCGGAAAAACAAGCACCGTGCCCGGCCTCCCCCCGGCCGCAGCTGCGGCCGCCAGCGCCCGACCGGCCTCCACGCCCTTGCGGAACGGATCCTCGGCCGCACCCGGTTCCAGGTAAGTGGCGGCATCGACCGCTCCTCCCCCAAGGGTCAGAACCCCTACCCCCCGGTCATGGACCTTGAAACCGATGATTATACCCGCCGCCCAGGTACCCACGAACGGCCGATCGCCCAGGAGGCTGCAGACGGCGGCTCGGATTGCCTCCGGATTGTATTCGCCCGCCACCAGTACTACGGTCAGGACCGGCGGTCCGGCGGAAGCCAGCGCCTGCTCCAGGGCGATCCGGACCGCCGGCTCCGGCTCCGGGTGGTCGCCGAAGCCGATGCCTACCTTTAGGTCGGGTGTGGCTTTTGCCGACATGCTCGCCCTCCCCTGCGCTGCCCGCAAACAGGCGAGATTCTTTCGGCGCACACCCGCCAAAACC
It encodes:
- a CDS encoding FIST C-terminal domain-containing protein — its product is MSAKATPDLKVGIGFGDHPEPEPAVRIALEQALASAGPPVLTVVLVAGEYNPEAIRAAVCSLLGDRPFVGTWAAGIIIGFKVHDRGVGVLTLGGGAVDAATYLEPGAAEDPFRKGVEAGRALAAAAAAGGRPGTVLVFPDARCANVSELLRGLYDALGPDYAYLGGGSGDHRRLPCGFQFTQAGWASGAAAVALLGGLRTSQGLEHGWIPTGEPLAVTRAEGRRVYEIDGLPALVRYTEVVEGCTREAFPWWGMRYPLGLPAVGGEFIIRDPVEAGEDGSLLFVAEVPENSIATVMKADAAGIVAAARRAVRTALAASPGPRLLLVLDCVSRLRLLGQEAQREIAAVAEQVGPGLPVFGMLTFGEISSLCGVPLFYNKTVIAAAGW